Proteins from one Enterobacter bugandensis genomic window:
- the rhaB gene encoding rhamnulokinase: MTFRHCVAVDLGASSGRVMLATWDCDQHTLTLREMHRFANCLQKQDGFVTWDIDALEAEIRTGLHNVCEDGIRIDSIGIDTWGVDYVLLDSHGERVGLPVSYRDSRTDGLMAHAIAQLGKENIYGRSGIQFLPFNTLYQLRALVEQQPELVEKVAHALLIPDYLSYRLTGNMNWEYTNATTTQLVNINTDNWDEHLLAWTGASPSWFGAPTHPGNVIGQWICPQGNEIPVVAVASHDTASAVIASPLASKDAAYLSSGTWSLMGFESKTPYTSDAALAANITNEGGAEGRYRVLKNIMGLWLLQRVLKEQNVTDLPALIAETEKLKACTFLINPNDDRFINPVHMSAEIQAACFDAGQPVPSRPAELARCIFDSLALLYADILSELASLRGKPFSQLHIVGGGCQNQLLNQLCADACGITVVAGPVEASTLGNIGIQLMTLDELSNVDDFRSVVTANNSLTTFTPNPCHDIARYRAQFQQKRLTKELCA, encoded by the coding sequence GACTTTTCGCCATTGTGTGGCTGTCGATTTAGGCGCATCCAGCGGCCGTGTAATGCTCGCCACCTGGGACTGTGACCAGCACACCCTTACGCTTCGCGAAATGCACCGTTTCGCCAATTGTCTGCAAAAACAGGACGGTTTTGTGACCTGGGATATCGATGCGCTGGAGGCGGAGATCCGCACCGGACTTCACAACGTCTGCGAAGACGGTATCCGCATCGACAGTATCGGCATTGATACCTGGGGCGTGGATTACGTGCTGCTGGACAGTCACGGCGAACGCGTCGGCCTGCCCGTCTCCTACCGCGACAGCCGCACCGATGGGCTGATGGCGCACGCCATCGCGCAGCTTGGCAAGGAGAACATCTATGGTCGCAGCGGCATTCAGTTTCTGCCGTTTAACACGCTGTACCAGCTGCGCGCGCTGGTGGAGCAACAGCCAGAGCTGGTTGAAAAGGTGGCGCATGCGCTGCTGATCCCGGACTACTTAAGCTATCGTCTGACCGGCAACATGAACTGGGAATACACCAACGCCACCACCACGCAGCTGGTCAATATCAACACCGATAACTGGGATGAACACCTGCTGGCATGGACGGGCGCCTCGCCGTCCTGGTTCGGCGCGCCAACCCATCCGGGCAATGTCATCGGCCAGTGGATTTGCCCGCAGGGGAATGAAATTCCCGTTGTCGCCGTCGCCAGTCACGACACCGCAAGCGCGGTCATTGCCTCGCCGCTCGCCAGCAAAGACGCGGCCTATCTCTCCTCCGGCACCTGGTCGCTGATGGGTTTTGAGAGCAAAACGCCTTACACCAGCGACGCCGCGCTGGCCGCCAATATCACCAACGAAGGCGGTGCCGAAGGACGCTACCGCGTGCTGAAGAACATCATGGGCCTGTGGCTGCTCCAGCGGGTGCTGAAAGAGCAGAACGTCACCGACCTGCCCGCGCTTATCGCGGAAACCGAAAAGCTGAAGGCCTGCACCTTCCTGATTAACCCGAACGACGACCGCTTTATTAACCCGGTGCACATGAGCGCCGAAATCCAGGCCGCCTGTTTTGACGCGGGGCAGCCGGTACCTTCCCGCCCCGCCGAGCTGGCGCGCTGTATTTTTGACAGCCTCGCCCTGCTCTATGCCGACATCCTGAGCGAGCTGGCGAGCCTTCGCGGTAAACCGTTCAGCCAGCTGCACATCGTGGGCGGCGGCTGCCAGAACCAGCTGCTGAACCAGCTCTGCGCCGATGCCTGCGGCATTACGGTGGTGGCAGGTCCCGTAGAGGCTTCCACGCTCGGCAACATTGGCATTCAGTTGATGACGCTGGACGAACTATCAAACGTCGACGATTTCCGTTCGGTGGTGACGGCGAATAACAGCCTGACCACCTTCACCCCCAATCCCTGCCATGACATTGCCCGCTACCGGGCGCAGTTTCAGCAAAAACGACTGACTAAGGAGCTTTGCGCATGA
- the rhaA gene encoding L-rhamnose isomerase — protein sequence MTTQLEQAWDLAKQRFAAVGVDVEEALRQLDRLPVSMHCWQGDDVAGFENPGGSLTGGIQATGNYPGKARNATELRADLELALSLIPGPKRLNLHAIYLESDAPVARNEIKPEHFKNWVEWAKANRLGLDFNPSCFSHPLSADGFTLAHANDEIRQFWIDHVKASRRVSAYFGEQLGTPSVMNIWIPDGMKDITVDRLAPRQRLLAALDEAISEKLDPAHHIDAVESKLFGIGAESYTVGSNEFYMGYATSRQTALCLDAGHFHPTEVISDKISAAMLYVPRLLLHVSRPVRWDSDHVVLLDDETQAIASEIIRHDLFDRVHIGLDFFDASINRIAAWVIGTRNMKKALLRALLEPTAALKQLEKSGDYTARLALLEEQKSLPWPAVWEMYCQRHDAPAGSQWLDNVRAYEKDVLAARQ from the coding sequence ATGACCACTCAACTTGAACAAGCCTGGGACCTGGCTAAACAGCGTTTCGCCGCCGTCGGCGTGGATGTCGAAGAGGCGCTGCGCCAGCTCGACCGTCTGCCCGTCTCCATGCACTGCTGGCAGGGTGATGACGTCGCCGGTTTCGAAAATCCGGGCGGTTCCCTGACGGGTGGCATTCAGGCAACGGGTAACTACCCGGGCAAAGCGCGCAACGCCACCGAACTGCGTGCGGATCTGGAGCTGGCGCTGAGCCTCATCCCAGGGCCAAAACGCCTGAACCTGCACGCGATTTATCTCGAATCCGACGCACCGGTCGCGCGTAACGAAATCAAACCGGAACACTTTAAGAACTGGGTGGAGTGGGCAAAGGCCAACCGGCTGGGACTGGATTTTAACCCGTCCTGCTTCTCGCACCCGCTGAGCGCAGACGGGTTTACCCTTGCACACGCCAACGACGAAATCCGGCAGTTCTGGATCGACCACGTGAAGGCCAGCCGCCGCGTCTCGGCGTATTTCGGCGAGCAGCTCGGCACGCCGTCGGTGATGAATATCTGGATCCCGGATGGCATGAAGGACATCACCGTTGACCGTCTGGCGCCACGCCAGCGCCTGCTCGCCGCGCTGGATGAAGCCATCAGCGAGAAGCTGGACCCGGCGCACCACATCGACGCCGTCGAGAGCAAGCTGTTCGGCATTGGTGCAGAGAGCTACACCGTGGGCTCAAACGAGTTCTACATGGGCTACGCCACCAGCCGCCAGACCGCGCTGTGCCTGGATGCTGGCCACTTCCACCCAACGGAAGTCATCTCCGACAAAATTTCCGCCGCCATGCTCTACGTGCCGCGCCTGCTGCTGCACGTCAGCCGTCCGGTGCGCTGGGACAGCGACCACGTAGTCCTGCTGGACGACGAAACCCAGGCGATTGCCAGCGAAATCATCCGCCACGATCTGTTTGACCGCGTGCACATCGGACTCGACTTCTTTGACGCCTCCATCAACCGCATCGCGGCGTGGGTTATCGGCACCCGCAACATGAAGAAAGCGCTGCTGCGCGCTCTGCTGGAGCCAACCGCCGCGCTGAAACAGTTGGAAAAGAGCGGCGATTACACCGCGCGCCTGGCGCTGCTGGAGGAGCAGAAATCCCTGCCGTGGCCGGCGGTGTGGGAGATGTACTGCCAGCGTCACGATGCGCCTGCGGGCAGCCAGTGGCTGGACAACGTGCGGGCGTATGAGAAGGACGTTCTCGCCGCTCGTCAGTAA
- the rhaD gene encoding rhamnulose-1-phosphate aldolase: MQTITISWFVQGMIKATSDAWLKGWDERNGGNLTLRLDDADIEPYAADFHQKPRYIALSQPMPLLANTPFIVTGSGKFFRNVQLDPEANLGVVRVDSDGAGYHILWGLTDDAVPTSELPAHFLSHCERIKATNGKDRVIMHCHATNLIALTYVLENNSDFFTRKLWEGSTECLVVFPDGVGILPWMVPGTDEIGQATATDMQKHALVLWPFHGVFGSGPTLDETFGLIDTAEKSAEVLVKVYSMGGMKQTITREELIALGKRFDVTPMQSALDLYA; the protein is encoded by the coding sequence ATGCAGACCATCACCATCTCCTGGTTCGTCCAGGGCATGATCAAAGCCACCTCCGACGCCTGGCTGAAGGGCTGGGACGAGCGCAACGGCGGCAACCTCACGCTGCGCCTGGACGATGCGGACATCGAGCCGTACGCCGCCGATTTTCATCAGAAGCCACGCTATATTGCCCTGAGCCAGCCGATGCCGCTGCTCGCCAACACGCCGTTTATCGTTACCGGTTCCGGCAAGTTCTTCCGTAACGTTCAGCTGGACCCGGAAGCCAATCTCGGCGTCGTGAGGGTAGACAGCGACGGCGCGGGATACCACATTCTGTGGGGGCTAACGGACGACGCGGTGCCGACCTCTGAACTGCCGGCGCACTTCCTCTCCCACTGCGAGCGCATCAAGGCGACCAATGGCAAAGACCGCGTGATCATGCACTGCCACGCCACTAACCTGATCGCCCTGACCTACGTGCTGGAAAATAATTCTGATTTCTTTACCCGCAAGCTGTGGGAAGGCAGTACCGAATGCCTGGTGGTCTTCCCGGACGGCGTCGGCATTCTGCCGTGGATGGTGCCGGGTACCGATGAAATCGGTCAGGCGACCGCGACGGATATGCAAAAGCACGCCCTGGTGCTGTGGCCGTTTCACGGCGTCTTCGGCAGCGGTCCGACTCTGGATGAAACCTTTGGCCTGATCGACACCGCCGAGAAATCCGCGGAGGTGCTGGTGAAGGTCTATTCCATGGGCGGCATGAAGCAGACCATCACCCGGGAAGAGCTGATCGCCCTGGGCAAACGTTTTGACGTTACCCCGATGCAGTCGGCCCTGGATTTATACGCGTAA
- the fucO gene encoding lactaldehyde reductase: MSFMLALPKISLHGAGAIGDMVNLVATRQWGKALIVTDGQLVKLGLLDSLFTALDAHQMSYHLFDEVFPNPTEALVQKGFAAYRDAECDYIIAFGGGSPIDTAKAIKILTANPGPSTDYSGVGKVKNAGVPLVAINTTAGTAAEMTSNAVIIDSARQVKEVIIDPNIIPDIAVDDASVMLDIPASVTAATGMDALTHAIEAYVSVGAHPLTDANALEAIRLINLWLPKAVDDGHNLEAREQMAFGQYLAGMAFNSAGLGLVHALAHQPGATHNLPHGVCNAILLPIIENFNRPNAVARFARVAQAMGVDTRGMSDEAASMSAIQAIRDLSARVGIPSGFSQLGVTKADIEGWLDKALADPCAPCNPRTASRDEVRELYLEAL; encoded by the coding sequence ATGAGCTTTATGTTGGCACTTCCCAAAATTAGCCTGCATGGCGCGGGTGCAATCGGCGATATGGTCAACCTGGTGGCGACCAGGCAGTGGGGCAAAGCGCTAATTGTCACCGACGGCCAACTGGTGAAACTGGGCCTGCTCGACAGCCTGTTTACCGCGCTGGACGCCCATCAAATGTCATATCACCTGTTCGATGAGGTGTTTCCGAACCCGACGGAAGCGCTGGTGCAAAAAGGATTTGCGGCTTACCGGGACGCGGAGTGTGATTACATCATCGCCTTTGGCGGCGGCAGCCCGATTGATACCGCCAAGGCGATTAAAATCCTCACCGCTAATCCAGGCCCGTCTACCGATTACTCCGGCGTCGGCAAGGTGAAAAACGCAGGCGTGCCGCTGGTGGCGATCAACACTACCGCAGGCACCGCGGCAGAGATGACCAGCAACGCAGTGATCATCGACTCCGCGCGTCAGGTGAAAGAGGTGATTATCGACCCGAACATCATCCCGGATATTGCCGTGGACGATGCCAGCGTGATGCTTGATATTCCGGCCTCCGTGACCGCCGCAACCGGTATGGATGCGTTAACGCACGCCATTGAAGCCTATGTGTCCGTTGGCGCACACCCGCTGACCGATGCCAACGCGCTGGAAGCGATTCGCCTGATTAACCTCTGGCTGCCGAAAGCGGTCGACGACGGTCATAACCTGGAAGCGCGCGAGCAGATGGCGTTTGGTCAGTACCTGGCAGGTATGGCGTTTAACAGCGCCGGGCTGGGGCTGGTACATGCTCTGGCGCACCAACCGGGCGCAACGCACAACCTGCCGCATGGCGTGTGCAACGCCATCCTGCTGCCGATCATCGAAAACTTTAACCGCCCGAACGCGGTCGCGCGTTTTGCCCGCGTGGCGCAGGCAATGGGCGTCGATACCCGCGGGATGAGCGATGAAGCCGCAAGCATGTCCGCCATTCAGGCGATTCGCGACCTGAGCGCCCGCGTCGGCATTCCGTCCGGCTTCAGCCAGCTCGGCGTCACCAAAGCCGATATCGAAGGCTGGCTGGATAAAGCCCTCGCCGATCCGTGTGCGCCGTGTAACCCACGCACCGCCAGCCGCGACGAGGTCCGCGAGCTGTACCTGGAGGCATTATGA